One genomic segment of Natrononativus amylolyticus includes these proteins:
- a CDS encoding ORC1-type DNA replication protein, translating to MPGDPEEGMLSWDESVFRNEHVFEIDYVPETFKHRESQMQSLTYALRPAVRGSRPLNVMVRGPPGTGKTTSIQKLFDEVGAQTRDVRTIRVNCQVNATRYSVFSRLFEGTFDYEPPSSGISFKKLFGQIAEKLIEEDRVLVVALDDVNYLFYENEASDTLYSLLRAHEEHPGAKIGVIVVSSDPALEVIDELDSRVQSVFRPEDVYFPVYDQPEIVGILSERVERGFHDGVISRSVLEHVADLTADSGDLRVGIDLLRRAGLNAEMRASRVVEMADVEKAYETSKYINLSRSLSGLTDNERALLTVIAENDGAQAGDVYDAFNEDTGLGYTRYSEIVNKLDQLSLIDADYAEIEGRGRSRSLTLSYDKDAILDRLEE from the coding sequence ATGCCCGGTGATCCCGAGGAGGGGATGTTGTCGTGGGACGAGTCCGTGTTCCGCAACGAGCACGTCTTCGAGATCGACTACGTCCCCGAGACGTTCAAGCACCGGGAGTCACAGATGCAGAGCCTGACGTACGCGTTGCGCCCGGCCGTGCGGGGCTCGAGGCCGCTCAACGTCATGGTTCGGGGGCCGCCGGGAACCGGGAAGACGACCTCCATCCAGAAGCTGTTCGACGAGGTCGGCGCCCAGACGCGGGACGTCCGGACGATCCGGGTCAACTGCCAGGTAAACGCGACCCGCTACTCGGTGTTCTCCCGGCTGTTCGAGGGCACCTTCGACTACGAGCCGCCCTCCTCCGGGATCTCCTTCAAGAAGCTGTTCGGCCAGATCGCCGAGAAGCTGATCGAGGAGGACCGCGTGCTCGTCGTCGCTCTGGACGACGTCAACTACCTCTTCTACGAGAACGAGGCCTCGGATACGCTGTACTCGCTGCTTCGCGCCCACGAGGAACACCCCGGTGCGAAGATCGGCGTCATCGTCGTCTCCTCCGACCCCGCACTCGAGGTGATCGACGAACTCGACTCGCGCGTCCAGAGTGTCTTCCGGCCCGAGGACGTTTATTTCCCGGTGTACGACCAGCCCGAGATCGTCGGCATCCTGAGCGAGCGGGTCGAACGCGGCTTTCACGACGGCGTCATCTCCCGGAGCGTCTTAGAGCACGTCGCCGACCTCACCGCCGACAGCGGCGACCTTCGCGTGGGGATCGACCTGCTCCGGCGAGCGGGGCTCAACGCCGAGATGCGCGCGAGCCGCGTCGTCGAGATGGCGGACGTCGAGAAGGCCTACGAGACCTCGAAGTACATCAACCTCTCGCGGAGCCTCTCGGGACTCACCGACAACGAGCGGGCGCTGCTCACCGTGATCGCCGAGAACGACGGCGCACAGGCCGGCGACGTCTACGACGCCTTCAACGAGGACACCGGTCTGGGCTACACCCGCTACTCGGAGATCGTCAACAAGCTCGATCAGCTCTCGCTGATCGACGCCGACTACGCCGAGATCGAGGGCCGCGGGCGCTCCCGGTCGCTCACGCTATCCTACGACAAGGACGCGATTCTGGATCGCCTCGAGGAGTAG
- a CDS encoding MutS-related protein has product MKLESIPGVGEKTARALAELEEPERALRSGDVATIARAPGISQGRAARIARGAIRREHDDPGGFLATDRAREIYRTVLGLCQERTVTRYGAQRLETFYPSARRSRIEEAQAVTRNALEREPTPDLLAALEDVTPLERPGDVRVRDRCLATADAERYAEAREAVPELSVEVVEDAQGLAELARGYATVIAIDEAFSGIDLEGDVRVRPNALESPAEIVPERPLAFFARNRDSIRAAAAVHRAAGLEADCDLEALENGLERLAADGTVAGDDELDRLSVAVDDLETAASTAESVANDRLREAIREQDVTIEGADLLSLVERGAGVDSLLSRELADEYAAAVDAAREHLIDSLSLESGEDDLARRAFSDEPTFPVEYDDETISRLREELSATKERRAARLKRDLAADLAAQREGAERLVRDALELDVELAVSRFARDFECTMPVFDPGDGVAIEGGRSPLLDEPLEKVDPVDYEVSGVTLLSGVNSGGKTSTLDLVAAVVVLAHMGFPVPADEVRLRRFEALHYHAKTQGTLDAGAFESTVREFAALADGGAESLVLVDELESITEPGASAKIIAGILEALSENGATAVFVSHLAGEIRETAEFEVAVDGIEAVGLVDGELVVNRSPVTDHLARSTPELIVEKLAGEESGGAGGRGGETFYERLLEKFE; this is encoded by the coding sequence ATGAAACTCGAGTCGATTCCGGGCGTCGGCGAGAAGACCGCCCGCGCGCTCGCGGAACTCGAGGAGCCCGAGCGGGCGCTGCGAAGCGGCGACGTCGCCACGATCGCGCGAGCGCCGGGGATCAGCCAGGGTCGGGCGGCCCGGATCGCCCGCGGCGCGATCCGCCGGGAGCACGACGACCCCGGCGGCTTCCTCGCGACCGACCGCGCCCGCGAGATCTACCGCACCGTCCTCGGCCTCTGCCAGGAGCGCACCGTCACCCGCTACGGCGCCCAGCGCCTCGAGACGTTCTACCCGAGCGCGCGCCGGTCGCGCATCGAGGAGGCCCAGGCCGTTACGAGGAACGCGCTCGAGCGCGAGCCCACCCCCGACCTGCTCGCGGCCTTAGAGGACGTCACGCCGCTCGAGCGACCGGGCGACGTTCGCGTGCGCGATCGGTGTCTGGCGACGGCCGACGCCGAGCGCTACGCCGAGGCCCGCGAGGCGGTCCCCGAACTCTCCGTCGAGGTCGTCGAGGACGCCCAGGGGCTCGCCGAGCTCGCCCGGGGCTACGCGACCGTGATCGCGATCGACGAGGCGTTCTCGGGGATCGACCTCGAGGGCGACGTCCGGGTCCGGCCGAACGCCCTCGAGTCCCCCGCCGAAATCGTCCCCGAGCGCCCCCTGGCCTTCTTCGCCCGCAACCGCGACTCGATCCGGGCCGCGGCGGCGGTCCACCGTGCGGCCGGCCTCGAGGCCGATTGCGACCTCGAGGCTCTGGAGAACGGCCTCGAGCGGCTCGCAGCCGACGGCACGGTTGCGGGCGACGACGAACTCGACCGGCTGTCCGTCGCGGTCGACGATCTCGAGACCGCCGCGAGCACGGCGGAAAGCGTCGCCAACGATCGGCTTCGGGAGGCGATCCGCGAACAGGACGTCACCATCGAAGGGGCTGACCTGCTCTCGCTGGTCGAGCGCGGCGCGGGCGTCGACTCGCTGCTCTCGCGGGAACTCGCCGACGAGTACGCCGCCGCCGTCGACGCCGCCCGCGAGCACCTGATCGACTCGCTTTCTCTCGAGTCGGGCGAGGACGACCTCGCCCGCCGGGCCTTCTCCGACGAGCCGACGTTCCCCGTCGAGTACGACGACGAGACGATCTCGCGGCTGCGTGAGGAGCTGTCGGCGACGAAGGAGCGCCGTGCCGCCCGGCTCAAGCGCGACCTCGCCGCCGACCTCGCCGCCCAGCGCGAGGGGGCCGAGCGGCTGGTCCGGGACGCTCTCGAGCTAGACGTCGAACTCGCCGTCTCCCGGTTCGCCCGCGATTTCGAGTGTACGATGCCCGTCTTCGACCCCGGCGACGGGGTCGCGATCGAGGGTGGTCGCTCGCCGCTGCTCGACGAACCGCTCGAGAAGGTCGATCCCGTCGACTACGAGGTCTCCGGCGTCACCCTGCTGTCGGGGGTCAACAGCGGCGGGAAGACCTCCACGCTGGATCTGGTTGCCGCTGTCGTCGTGCTGGCGCACATGGGGTTTCCCGTCCCCGCCGACGAGGTGCGCCTGCGCCGGTTCGAGGCGCTTCACTACCACGCCAAGACCCAGGGAACCCTCGACGCGGGCGCCTTCGAGTCCACGGTGAGGGAGTTCGCCGCCCTCGCCGACGGCGGCGCGGAGTCGCTGGTGCTCGTCGACGAACTCGAGAGCATCACCGAACCCGGTGCCTCGGCGAAGATCATCGCCGGGATTCTCGAGGCACTGTCAGAAAACGGCGCGACGGCGGTGTTCGTCTCACACCTGGCGGGAGAGATCCGCGAGACGGCCGAGTTCGAGGTTGCGGTCGACGGCATCGAGGCGGTGGGGCTCGTCGACGGCGAACTCGTGGTCAACCGCTCGCCAGTTACGGACCACCTGGCGCGGTCGACGCCGGAACTGATCGTCGAGAAACTGGCGGGAGAGGAAAGCGGCGGCGCAGGTGGCCGGGGTGGGGAGACGTTTTACGAGCGCCTCCTCGAGAAGTTCGAGTGA
- a CDS encoding DUF368 domain-containing protein, which translates to MGYNVHERVLDHLELFRVYVYGLCMGTADALPGVSGGTVALLLGFYGRLLAAITAITPGRITDVCRGYDPARRGRAREALTEIDLQFLLPLGVGMVTAVAIIAELVTMLAESNPVALSGFFTGLIAASAIVLYRGLSVTSLLEGVAVVAGVGFALLVGSGVLEIPGSGPVVIFVAGIFAISAMILPGISGALILVLLGQYVVLSGELSALTSAAAGLVSGGSLAALVDPGTSVLLFVTGGLVGLLTIARVVRRALEWNRELTLLFLVSLIAGSTPAPLFNINDMVDGAYVWTTDGYVAAAVWALVGALALFALDYLAGGFDPE; encoded by the coding sequence ATGGGCTATAACGTCCACGAACGGGTCCTCGACCACCTCGAACTGTTTCGCGTCTACGTCTACGGGCTCTGTATGGGTACCGCCGACGCCCTCCCCGGCGTCTCCGGCGGCACCGTCGCGCTCTTGCTCGGCTTCTACGGGCGGCTGCTCGCCGCGATCACCGCGATAACCCCCGGTCGGATCACCGACGTCTGCCGCGGGTACGACCCCGCACGCCGGGGCCGCGCTCGAGAGGCGCTGACCGAGATCGATCTGCAGTTCCTGTTACCGCTCGGCGTCGGGATGGTGACCGCGGTCGCGATCATCGCCGAACTCGTCACCATGCTGGCGGAGAGCAACCCCGTCGCGCTCTCGGGCTTTTTCACCGGATTGATCGCCGCGTCGGCGATCGTCCTCTACCGGGGGCTGTCGGTCACGTCCCTTCTCGAGGGCGTGGCCGTCGTCGCCGGCGTCGGCTTCGCGCTCCTGGTCGGCAGTGGCGTCCTCGAGATCCCCGGCAGCGGTCCGGTCGTGATCTTCGTCGCCGGCATCTTCGCCATCAGCGCGATGATCCTGCCCGGCATCTCCGGAGCGCTGATCCTCGTGTTGCTCGGCCAGTACGTGGTGCTCTCGGGGGAACTGAGCGCGCTGACGTCGGCCGCAGCCGGGCTGGTGAGCGGCGGTTCGCTCGCCGCGCTCGTCGATCCGGGCACCTCCGTGCTCCTGTTCGTCACCGGCGGGCTCGTCGGGTTGCTCACGATCGCGCGCGTCGTCCGCCGCGCCCTCGAGTGGAACCGGGAGCTGACGCTGCTGTTTCTCGTCAGCCTCATCGCGGGCTCGACGCCGGCGCCGCTTTTCAACATCAACGACATGGTCGACGGCGCGTACGTCTGGACGACCGACGGGTACGTCGCCGCGGCCGTCTGGGCGCTCGTCGGCGCACTCGCCCTGTTCGCCCTGGATTATCTCGCGGGCGGGTTCGATCCCGAGTGA